One genomic region from Streptomyces sp. NBC_01304 encodes:
- a CDS encoding LLM class flavin-dependent oxidoreductase — protein sequence MSARGTHGLGRIGIWAGDFDHLSATGVRKAAAVIEDLGYGTLWFPELMGREAMAQAAILLSVTRHMSVAAGMTDIYARDPVTAAAAQRTLEEAFPGRFLLSLWDSHPSLAEDIRRHHFGPPLATMRSYLDALDTAPFGPPDTAASPHRVLAALDRDMLALAAERARGATVLGMPIEYTRTARTLLGDDGLLAITQMCVLSHDHTVTADLARTTAAAALPNRRELLRGLGYGNPEALNDRLVDSLVAHGSAEDIAHRVQQHLDAGADHVSLHLMTTTPDSPPVREWEQLAMHLAA from the coding sequence GTGAGCGCCCGCGGCACCCATGGCCTCGGACGCATCGGGATCTGGGCGGGGGACTTCGACCATCTCTCCGCAACCGGGGTCCGTAAGGCCGCCGCAGTGATCGAGGACCTCGGCTATGGCACCTTGTGGTTCCCCGAGCTCATGGGACGGGAGGCCATGGCGCAGGCCGCGATCCTCCTGTCGGTCACCCGGCACATGAGCGTGGCCGCCGGCATGACCGACATCTACGCCCGCGATCCGGTCACGGCCGCCGCCGCGCAGCGCACCCTGGAGGAGGCGTTCCCCGGACGGTTCCTGCTCAGCCTGTGGGACAGCCACCCCAGCCTGGCCGAGGACATCCGCCGTCACCACTTCGGCCCACCCCTGGCCACCATGCGCTCCTACCTCGACGCGCTGGACACCGCCCCGTTCGGGCCACCCGACACGGCTGCCTCACCGCACCGCGTACTCGCCGCCCTGGACCGCGACATGCTCGCCCTTGCCGCCGAACGCGCCCGGGGCGCAACGGTGTTGGGCATGCCCATCGAGTACACCCGAACCGCCAGGACCCTCCTCGGCGACGACGGTCTGTTGGCCATCACCCAGATGTGCGTACTCAGCCACGACCACACGGTCACCGCCGACCTGGCCCGCACCACCGCCGCGGCGGCCCTGCCCAACCGCCGCGAGCTGCTGCGAGGGCTTGGGTACGGGAACCCGGAGGCGCTCAACGACCGGCTGGTCGACTCGCTGGTGGCCCACGGCAGTGCCGAGGACATTGCCCACCGTGTCCAACAGCACTTGGATGCCGGAGCCGACCACGTCAGCCTCCACCTCATGACGACCACACCCGATTCGCCGCCCGTACGGGAGTGGGAGCAACTCGCCATGCACCTCGCCGCCTGA
- a CDS encoding NmrA/HSCARG family protein translates to MKLSHKTVVVAGATGLQGRAVTHHLLRDGWQVRALTRDPNGTQATALAQAGAQVVRAQMEDVDSMAAAAEGAWGMFSVQPTVGSPGTAPDFSTEDEVRWGVHVAEAAHVAGIGHFVFTSVAEADRHLDEKLPVNLVSKWRIEQHIAALGLPATILRPVSFMENFTGGYALRDGNLSTGLAPEVPQQIMAVDDVGAVAALAFSRPKKWIGREVSLAGDELTPVQIASAIGKALGITLPYVQVPIDAIRALSEDFAYANDWLNELGYRADIAATRKIHPAAMDFGTWLERTGASQIAAFLDSTRTAGQHA, encoded by the coding sequence ATGAAGCTGAGTCACAAGACTGTCGTGGTGGCAGGAGCAACCGGTCTGCAGGGCAGGGCTGTTACGCATCACCTGCTCCGGGACGGCTGGCAGGTGCGCGCACTGACCCGCGACCCGAACGGGACGCAGGCCACCGCACTGGCGCAGGCCGGGGCGCAGGTCGTACGGGCACAGATGGAGGACGTCGACTCCATGGCCGCCGCAGCGGAGGGAGCCTGGGGCATGTTCAGCGTCCAGCCCACCGTAGGCTCGCCCGGCACTGCGCCGGACTTCAGCACCGAGGACGAGGTGCGCTGGGGTGTGCACGTCGCCGAGGCCGCGCACGTCGCAGGCATCGGGCACTTCGTCTTCACGTCGGTCGCCGAAGCGGACCGGCACCTCGACGAGAAGCTGCCGGTGAACCTGGTCAGCAAGTGGCGGATCGAGCAGCACATCGCCGCGCTCGGCCTGCCCGCAACGATCCTGAGGCCGGTGTCCTTCATGGAGAACTTCACCGGCGGATACGCACTGAGGGACGGGAATCTGTCCACCGGGCTCGCACCGGAGGTCCCGCAGCAGATCATGGCCGTCGACGATGTCGGTGCCGTGGCGGCGCTGGCGTTCTCCCGGCCGAAGAAGTGGATCGGCCGGGAGGTTTCCCTGGCGGGGGACGAACTCACGCCGGTTCAGATCGCTTCGGCCATCGGTAAGGCGCTCGGCATTACGCTGCCCTACGTCCAGGTCCCCATCGATGCGATCCGGGCCCTGAGTGAAGACTTCGCCTACGCCAACGATTGGCTCAACGAACTCGGCTACCGCGCCGACATTGCCGCCACCCGGAAGATTCACCCCGCCGCGATGGACTTCGGCACCTGGCTGGAGCGCACCGGTGCGTCCCAGATCGCCGCTTTCCTGGACTCCACGCGCACCGCAGGGCAGCACGCGTGA
- a CDS encoding TetR/AcrR family transcriptional regulator, with product MPQDAAPPRRTMRADARRNAERIVAAAGTLIAEQGADASLEEVARRAGVGSATLHRHFPSRQALLEAVFKDRVEALRAKADDLLAAPDPGEALSTWLRAVVTHAVANRGLGASLMRDADPTLGETCHDMITNAGDALLARARAADAVRPEITVTQLLKLVGAIALATEQEADGPAEADLLLTIAIDGVRAR from the coding sequence GTGCCCCAGGACGCCGCCCCGCCGCGCCGGACGATGCGCGCCGACGCCCGCCGCAACGCCGAAAGGATCGTGGCCGCAGCCGGGACCCTGATCGCCGAACAAGGCGCCGACGCCTCCCTGGAGGAAGTCGCCCGTCGCGCCGGAGTCGGCTCGGCCACCCTGCATCGCCACTTCCCCTCCCGCCAGGCACTCCTGGAGGCGGTCTTCAAGGACCGGGTGGAGGCCCTGCGCGCGAAAGCCGACGACCTGCTCGCCGCACCCGACCCGGGCGAGGCCCTGTCCACCTGGCTCCGCGCCGTCGTCACACACGCCGTGGCCAACCGGGGACTCGGGGCGTCCCTGATGCGCGACGCGGACCCGACACTCGGCGAGACCTGCCACGACATGATCACCAATGCCGGCGACGCCCTCCTCGCGCGCGCCCGAGCAGCAGACGCCGTGCGCCCCGAGATCACCGTCACCCAACTGCTGAAACTCGTCGGCGCCATCGCGCTGGCCACCGAGCAGGAAGCCGACGGCCCGGCCGAGGCCGACCTCCTACTTACGATCGCCATCGACGGCGTACGCGCGCGCTGA
- a CDS encoding ribonuclease J encodes MSHPHPELKPAPPLPKGGLRVVALGGLGEIGRNMTVFEYAGKLLIVDCGVLFPEENQPGVDVILPDFTWIRDRLDDVVALVLTHGHEDHIGAVPYLLRERRDIPVVASKLTLAFLEAKLKEHHIKPRTVRVREGDRREFGPFGCEFVAVNHSIPDGLAVAIRTGAGMVLHTGDFKMDQFPLDDRITDLRAFARLGEEGVDLFLTDSTNAEVPGFTTSERELTPAIDHVMRTAPRRVIVSSFASHVHRIQQVLDAAQEHGRKVAFVGRSMVRNMGIARELGYLKVPSGLVVTTKDLEKLPDHKITLVCTGSQGEPMAALSRMANRDHMIRIGEGDTVLLASSLIPGNENAIYRVINGLTRWGAHVVHKGNAKVHVSGHASAGELVYCYNIVKPRNVMPVHGEWKHMRANADLAIRTGVDPDHVVIAEDGVVVDLIEGRARITGKVPAGNVYVDGMEVGGATEASLKDRLTLAEEGVVTVVALVDANTGALTEPPDFLARGFVHDETTFEPVVPVIEKTLAKAAEEGVGDAHQLEQLIARAVANWAFRTHRRRPMVIPVIIDA; translated from the coding sequence ATGAGTCATCCGCACCCTGAGTTGAAGCCTGCCCCGCCGCTGCCGAAGGGAGGGCTCAGGGTCGTCGCCCTGGGCGGCCTGGGCGAGATCGGCCGCAACATGACCGTCTTCGAGTATGCGGGCAAGCTGCTCATCGTCGACTGCGGTGTGTTGTTCCCGGAAGAGAACCAGCCGGGCGTTGATGTGATCCTCCCCGACTTCACCTGGATCCGGGACCGTCTGGACGACGTCGTGGCCCTGGTGCTGACGCATGGCCATGAGGATCACATCGGGGCAGTGCCCTATCTGCTGCGGGAGCGGCGGGACATTCCGGTGGTCGCCTCCAAGCTGACGCTGGCCTTCTTGGAGGCCAAGCTGAAAGAGCATCACATCAAGCCCCGCACCGTCCGGGTGCGGGAGGGTGACCGGCGTGAATTCGGGCCGTTCGGCTGCGAGTTCGTGGCGGTCAACCACTCCATTCCGGACGGTCTCGCGGTCGCGATCCGCACTGGCGCGGGGATGGTGCTGCACACCGGTGACTTCAAGATGGATCAGTTCCCGCTGGACGACCGCATCACGGACCTGCGCGCTTTCGCGCGGCTGGGTGAGGAGGGTGTCGACCTTTTCCTCACCGACTCCACCAACGCCGAGGTGCCAGGTTTCACCACCTCGGAGCGTGAGCTGACCCCGGCCATCGACCACGTCATGCGCACCGCCCCGCGCCGGGTGATCGTCTCGAGTTTCGCCAGCCATGTGCACCGCATTCAGCAGGTCCTGGATGCTGCCCAGGAGCACGGCCGCAAGGTCGCCTTCGTGGGCCGCTCGATGGTGCGCAACATGGGCATCGCCCGGGAGCTGGGCTATCTGAAGGTCCCGTCCGGTCTGGTCGTCACCACCAAGGACCTGGAGAAGCTGCCCGACCACAAGATCACCCTCGTCTGTACCGGATCGCAGGGCGAGCCGATGGCCGCCCTGTCCCGGATGGCGAATCGCGACCACATGATCCGCATCGGCGAGGGCGACACCGTGCTGCTCGCCAGCTCCCTCATCCCCGGCAATGAGAACGCCATCTACCGGGTGATCAATGGGCTGACCCGGTGGGGCGCCCATGTCGTCCACAAGGGCAACGCCAAGGTGCACGTCTCCGGGCACGCCAGTGCCGGTGAACTCGTCTACTGCTACAACATCGTCAAGCCCCGTAACGTCATGCCCGTGCACGGCGAGTGGAAGCACATGCGGGCCAACGCCGATCTGGCGATCCGTACTGGTGTCGACCCCGACCATGTGGTCATCGCCGAGGACGGCGTCGTCGTCGACCTCATCGAGGGCCGGGCCAGGATCACCGGCAAGGTGCCGGCGGGCAATGTCTACGTGGACGGCATGGAAGTCGGCGGCGCCACCGAAGCCTCCCTCAAGGACCGCCTCACCCTGGCCGAGGAAGGTGTGGTCACCGTCGTGGCCCTCGTCGATGCGAACACGGGGGCGCTGACCGAGCCGCCGGACTTCCTGGCCCGGGGCTTCGTCCACGACGAGACGACCTTCGAGCCGGTCGTACCCGTGATCGAGAAGACGCTGGCCAAGGCGGCGGAGGAGGGCGTCGGCGACGCACACCAGCTCGAACAGCTCATCGCCCGCGCGGTGGCGAACTGGGCCTTTCGCACCCACCGCCGCAGGCCCATGGTCATCCCCGTCATCATCGACGCCTGA
- a CDS encoding DNA-directed RNA polymerase subunit alpha, producing MLIAQRPSLTEEVVDEFRSRFVIEPLEPGFGYTLGNSLRRTLLSSIPGAAVTSIRVDGVLHEFTTVPGVKEDVTDLILNIKQLVVSSEHDEPVVMYLRKQGPGLVTAADIAPPAGVEVHNPDLVLATLNGKGKLEMELTVERGRGYVSAVQNKQVGQEIGRIPVDSIYSPVLKVTYKVEATRVEQRTDFDKLIVDVETKQAMRPRDAMASAGKTLVELFGLARELNIDAEGIDMGPSPVDTALAADLALPIEDLDLTVRSYNCLKREGVHTVGELVARSEADLLDIRNFGAKSIDEVKEKLAGMGMGLKDSPPGFDPASAADTFGGDDAHTGFSETEQY from the coding sequence ATGCTTATTGCTCAGCGCCCGTCGCTGACCGAAGAGGTCGTCGACGAATTTCGCTCCCGGTTCGTCATTGAGCCGCTGGAGCCGGGCTTTGGTTACACCCTCGGCAACTCCCTGCGTCGTACGCTCCTCTCCTCGATTCCCGGTGCTGCGGTTACCAGCATCCGGGTCGACGGTGTCCTGCACGAGTTCACCACCGTGCCGGGCGTCAAGGAGGACGTCACCGACCTCATCCTCAACATCAAGCAGCTGGTCGTCTCCTCGGAGCACGACGAGCCGGTCGTGATGTACCTGCGCAAGCAGGGTCCCGGCCTGGTCACCGCTGCTGACATCGCGCCGCCGGCCGGTGTCGAGGTGCACAACCCGGACCTGGTCCTCGCCACGCTCAACGGCAAGGGCAAGCTCGAGATGGAGCTGACCGTCGAGCGCGGTCGCGGCTACGTCTCCGCCGTTCAGAACAAGCAGGTCGGTCAGGAGATCGGGCGCATCCCGGTCGACTCGATCTACTCGCCGGTTCTCAAGGTCACCTACAAGGTCGAGGCGACCCGAGTCGAGCAGCGCACCGACTTCGACAAGCTCATCGTCGACGTCGAGACCAAGCAGGCCATGCGCCCGCGTGACGCCATGGCGTCGGCCGGCAAGACCCTGGTCGAGCTGTTCGGTCTGGCCCGCGAGCTCAACATCGACGCCGAGGGCATCGACATGGGCCCGTCCCCCGTCGACACTGCCCTGGCAGCCGACCTGGCGCTGCCGATCGAGGACCTCGACCTCACGGTCCGCTCGTACAACTGCCTCAAGCGTGAAGGCGTGCACACAGTCGGTGAGCTCGTTGCCCGCTCCGAGGCGGACCTGCTCGACATCCGCAACTTCGGTGCGAAGTCGATCGACGAGGTCAAGGAGAAGCTGGCCGGCATGGGCATGGGCCTCAAGGACAGCCCGCCCGGTTTCGACCCCGCCAGCGCCGCCGACACCTTCGGCGGCGATGACGCGCACACCGGGTTCAGCGAGACCGAGCAGTACTGA
- a CDS encoding zeta toxin family protein yields the protein MLLLVPGGHLAEDLFGLGDDVLGWAIRHGRPDDVERIADELDRRYPPAPLPEAADAHTTPSGGSPSASTPNMQQRTAHSGEQLREMYRDRSWAQYTAAEEANYGYLLSREEHAAGVDLRKSVQRSRAHRVHPRLGRADARPLLARSDAARISTALSGRPGSAPRAILMTGMPGAGKTTLARALEQAASAAPRARSATPSSISARWCT from the coding sequence ATGCTCCTCCTGGTCCCCGGCGGACACCTCGCCGAGGACCTATTCGGCCTCGGCGACGACGTGCTCGGGTGGGCGATCCGCCACGGCCGCCCCGACGACGTCGAGCGCATCGCCGACGAGCTCGACCGCCGCTACCCGCCCGCCCCGCTCCCCGAGGCCGCGGACGCACACACGACACCGAGCGGTGGATCGCCGAGCGCGAGTACACCGAACATGCAACAGCGCACTGCCCACTCCGGCGAGCAACTACGCGAGATGTACCGCGACCGCAGCTGGGCGCAGTACACGGCCGCTGAGGAGGCAAATTACGGTTATCTCCTCTCCCGCGAGGAGCACGCGGCCGGAGTGGACCTCCGCAAGTCTGTTCAGCGGTCCCGTGCACATCGCGTACACCCGCGCCTCGGAAGAGCTGACGCGCGTCCGTTGCTGGCTCGCTCGGATGCTGCGCGCATCTCCACAGCCCTGTCCGGCCGGCCAGGGTCTGCACCCCGCGCGATCCTCATGACTGGGATGCCGGGCGCAGGCAAGACGACCCTCGCCCGAGCTCTTGAGCAGGCCGCGTCGGCCGCACCTCGCGCGAGGTCAGCGACGCCGTCGTCGATTTCCGCCAGATGGTGCACATGA
- a CDS encoding TetR/AcrR family transcriptional regulator: MTKRPTTSRYTALAESALAPTARPPATSSAASATSTPCAGVEAEQGAVAAGRGVQSNRAPEAMGPAAPTPSDQPVDGRAARSQRTRLAIIDAIRTLNTEGDLRPTAPRIAKQAGVSLRTVWQHFDDMESLLAHAGRRDVEILLSLIEPISPHGTRAERVEAFVAQRARVLEVMAPSWRAARIHEPFSEELRLIKQETLALARADVETVFRTELAQLPEPSRTELVDALLATSVWPHWDTLRSDLHLDPEQARTVLGLTISGLLNLAGPG; this comes from the coding sequence ATGACGAAGCGACCAACCACCTCGCGGTACACCGCCCTGGCCGAGTCGGCCCTTGCCCCGACGGCTCGGCCACCCGCCACGTCGAGCGCAGCCTCGGCGACGAGCACACCGTGCGCGGGTGTCGAAGCCGAGCAGGGCGCCGTCGCTGCCGGCCGTGGCGTGCAGAGCAACCGAGCTCCCGAGGCGATGGGCCCTGCCGCCCCAACTCCGTCAGACCAGCCCGTGGACGGTCGTGCGGCCCGCTCTCAACGGACGCGCCTTGCCATCATCGATGCCATTCGCACCTTGAACACCGAGGGCGACCTGCGGCCGACCGCACCGCGCATCGCCAAGCAGGCCGGTGTGTCCCTGCGTACCGTCTGGCAGCACTTCGACGACATGGAGAGTCTGCTCGCCCACGCCGGACGGCGGGACGTGGAGATCCTGCTGTCCCTGATCGAACCGATCTCGCCGCACGGAACACGGGCCGAGCGGGTCGAGGCGTTCGTCGCGCAGCGAGCGAGGGTGCTGGAGGTCATGGCGCCGAGTTGGCGGGCAGCCCGCATTCACGAACCGTTCTCCGAGGAACTGCGGCTCATCAAGCAGGAGACGCTCGCGTTGGCTCGCGCCGACGTGGAGACGGTGTTCCGCACGGAACTGGCCCAACTACCCGAACCATCCCGCACAGAGCTCGTGGACGCCCTCCTCGCGACAAGCGTCTGGCCGCACTGGGACACACTGCGCAGCGACCTCCACCTGGATCCGGAGCAGGCACGCACCGTGCTCGGCCTGACCATCAGCGGGCTCCTCAACCTTGCTGGTCCGGGGTGA
- a CDS encoding class I adenylate-forming enzyme family protein translates to MSIHHALNLALLPEAAYERHGDHDALVCDGHVHRFAQLQERAATIGGALSRLGIRPGDRVIVLMANRPEVSVAYNAIWRAGAVVTPVMFLVSPAELTHILTDSGARAIITASGLLATVATAAADAPELQHLLVVDDLPPEAASRLPHTLAVATFADLEAADAAGIVSRTNEELAALLYTGGTTGRAKGVMLSHRNLHACSLAAYRAGEAPGLTDGITRTLIPLPLSHAYGLIVTLAGWQAEQPQLGVLQRWFDPAEWLALAHEYAIQRTTLVPSMIQMLLGQPLEDADLSALRLVNSGGAPLPYETRLAWQERLPHSRILEGYGLTESGSVVSATRPDAIRPNSVGRPLPGYTVEIRDDAGRAVPVGSDGEICVRSAGVMAGYWHAPTLTARTLRDDWLHTGDIGHLDKDGFLYVVDRKKDLILRGGFNVFPRDVEDALITHPHVAQAGVVGRPDPRLGEEVVAFVALHPGRRTDSAELIAYARDHLAAHKYPREIHVLDQLPLTSVGKLDRNALRAYTEPDRTPQSGTAALRPAEGL, encoded by the coding sequence ATGTCAATCCATCACGCGCTGAATCTGGCGCTGCTCCCCGAGGCCGCGTACGAACGGCACGGAGACCACGACGCCTTGGTGTGCGACGGGCACGTCCACCGCTTCGCACAGCTGCAGGAGCGCGCTGCCACAATCGGCGGCGCGCTGAGCCGGCTCGGCATCCGACCGGGGGACCGGGTCATTGTCCTGATGGCGAACCGGCCCGAGGTGTCCGTCGCGTACAACGCGATCTGGCGGGCCGGCGCCGTGGTCACCCCCGTCATGTTCCTGGTGAGCCCGGCCGAGCTGACGCACATCCTCACCGACTCCGGAGCCCGGGCGATCATCACCGCCTCGGGCCTGCTCGCCACCGTCGCCACAGCCGCAGCCGACGCTCCCGAGCTGCAGCACCTCCTCGTGGTGGACGACCTTCCCCCGGAGGCGGCATCGCGGCTGCCGCACACGCTGGCCGTCGCCACGTTCGCCGACCTCGAAGCCGCAGATGCCGCCGGGATCGTCTCCCGCACGAACGAAGAACTGGCCGCCCTGCTCTACACCGGCGGCACCACCGGCCGCGCCAAAGGCGTCATGCTCAGCCACCGCAACCTGCACGCCTGCTCACTCGCCGCCTACCGGGCCGGCGAGGCACCGGGCCTGACCGACGGGATCACCCGCACTCTCATTCCGCTGCCGCTGTCCCACGCGTACGGACTGATCGTGACCCTGGCCGGCTGGCAGGCCGAACAGCCCCAACTCGGCGTGCTGCAACGCTGGTTCGACCCGGCAGAGTGGCTCGCCCTCGCCCACGAGTACGCCATCCAGCGCACCACCCTGGTCCCCAGCATGATCCAAATGCTGCTCGGGCAACCCCTGGAGGACGCCGATCTGTCCGCGCTGCGGCTGGTCAACAGCGGCGGCGCTCCGCTGCCGTACGAGACTCGGCTCGCCTGGCAGGAGCGCTTGCCCCACAGCCGCATCCTGGAGGGCTACGGCCTGACGGAATCCGGCTCGGTCGTCTCCGCCACCCGGCCCGACGCCATCCGCCCCAACTCCGTCGGCCGGCCACTGCCCGGGTACACCGTCGAGATCCGCGACGATGCGGGCCGCGCCGTGCCCGTCGGCAGCGACGGTGAGATCTGCGTACGCTCCGCCGGTGTCATGGCCGGCTACTGGCACGCCCCCACCCTCACCGCCCGGACGCTGCGCGACGACTGGCTGCACACCGGCGACATCGGCCACCTCGACAAAGACGGCTTCCTCTACGTCGTCGACCGCAAGAAGGACCTCATCCTGCGCGGCGGTTTCAACGTCTTCCCCCGCGACGTCGAAGACGCCCTCATCACCCACCCGCACGTCGCCCAGGCCGGCGTGGTCGGCCGCCCCGATCCCCGCCTGGGCGAAGAGGTCGTCGCCTTCGTCGCCCTGCACCCCGGCCGCCGGACGGATTCCGCAGAGCTGATCGCGTACGCGCGCGACCATCTGGCGGCCCACAAATACCCGCGCGAAATCCACGTCCTCGACCAACTCCCCCTGACCAGCGTCGGAAAGCTCGACCGCAACGCACTGCGTGCCTACACCGAGCCGGACCGCACACCACAGTCAGGAACCGCCGCGCTGCGGCCGGCCGAGGGCCTGTGA
- a CDS encoding PQQ-dependent sugar dehydrogenase, producing the protein MATTAPSPHTAPMAALPLEPFARGFHFPTSIAFDEQGELYVAESGLPFAGAPSGGRIWHIGTDGWGLVADGLRTPVTGLTCHDGALYISEGGQPGRILRLGLDGGPLEVVLDDLPGGGNYQTNMTAFGPDGRLYFSQGAATNTSIIGLDALDIGWLKKIPHPIDIPGLEIELTGVQAQTDNPLKQGTSAVTGSFAQFGTAHPAGTRVRAELPCTSAVMSCEPDGSDLQLVAWGLRNAFGLLFLPDGRLLATDQGADDRGSRPVGNVPELLYEVREGAWYGWPDFIGAIAISDARFAPEQGDAPDFILANHDELPTPQKPLVAFEPHVSAVKMDHAPDGRILVALFGDEIPMTAPSGPRVGRSFALVDPADWSSTTLTSPLHRPIDVRFAPDGYLYVLDFGHFEPGKGTMEASAGSGAVWRMPW; encoded by the coding sequence ATGGCCACCACCGCACCCTCGCCGCACACAGCCCCGATGGCCGCACTGCCCCTGGAACCCTTCGCCCGCGGCTTCCACTTCCCCACCAGCATCGCCTTCGATGAGCAAGGAGAGCTGTACGTCGCCGAGTCGGGGCTGCCGTTCGCCGGTGCGCCCTCCGGGGGCCGAATCTGGCACATCGGCACGGACGGCTGGGGTCTGGTCGCCGACGGACTGCGCACCCCTGTGACCGGACTGACCTGCCACGACGGCGCCCTGTACATCTCGGAGGGCGGCCAACCCGGACGGATCTTGCGGCTCGGCCTGGACGGCGGCCCGCTCGAAGTCGTCCTCGACGACCTGCCGGGCGGCGGCAACTACCAGACCAACATGACCGCCTTCGGGCCGGACGGCCGGCTCTACTTCAGCCAGGGTGCGGCCACCAACACGTCGATCATCGGCCTGGACGCCCTGGACATCGGCTGGCTGAAGAAGATTCCGCACCCGATCGACATCCCGGGCCTCGAGATCGAACTCACCGGGGTGCAGGCCCAGACGGACAACCCCCTCAAGCAGGGCACGAGCGCGGTCACCGGCTCGTTCGCCCAGTTCGGCACCGCGCACCCGGCCGGAACGCGTGTCCGTGCAGAACTGCCGTGCACCTCGGCCGTGATGAGCTGCGAGCCGGACGGCAGCGACCTGCAGCTGGTGGCGTGGGGGCTGCGCAACGCCTTCGGGCTGCTCTTCCTGCCCGATGGTCGCCTGCTGGCCACCGACCAGGGCGCCGACGACCGCGGCAGCCGCCCCGTCGGCAACGTACCGGAGCTGCTGTACGAGGTGCGCGAGGGCGCCTGGTACGGCTGGCCCGACTTCATCGGCGCCATCGCCATCAGCGACGCCCGCTTCGCCCCAGAGCAAGGCGACGCCCCGGACTTCATCCTCGCCAACCACGACGAACTCCCCACCCCGCAAAAGCCGTTGGTCGCCTTCGAGCCGCATGTGTCCGCAGTGAAGATGGACCACGCACCGGACGGACGGATCCTGGTGGCACTCTTCGGCGACGAGATACCCATGACCGCACCGTCTGGGCCACGCGTTGGCAGAAGCTTCGCGCTCGTCGATCCCGCCGACTGGAGCAGCACCACCCTCACGTCCCCGCTGCACCGTCCCATCGACGTCCGCTTCGCACCCGACGGGTATCTCTACGTCCTGGACTTCGGGCACTTCGAGCCGGGCAAGGGCACGATGGAGGCGAGTGCAGGCAGCGGCGCAGTGTGGCGGATGCCCTGGTGA